The proteins below come from a single Campylobacter sp. CCUG 57310 genomic window:
- the upp gene encoding uracil phosphoribosyltransferase, translated as MKNVKLISHPLIEHKLAILRDISTEPFQFRMLVDEISHLMIFEATRDLGLREVSVKTPVADTTAKKLADKIMICPILRAALGMLDSVFTLIPDASVGFLGFQRNEETAEAEFFYAKLPKDAKDRVAIIIDPMFATGGTAIDAVKFLRKNGVKHIKFISIIAAPEGLKRFSEIYPDVEVFTAAIDEKLDERNYIVPGLGDAGDRVFNTL; from the coding sequence ATGAAAAACGTTAAGCTCATCTCTCATCCGCTAATAGAGCATAAGCTGGCTATTTTAAGAGATATCTCGACAGAGCCGTTTCAATTTCGAATGCTTGTGGATGAGATAAGCCATTTGATGATATTTGAGGCCACCAGAGATCTTGGTTTGCGTGAAGTTAGCGTCAAAACTCCCGTCGCCGATACGACGGCTAAAAAGCTAGCCGATAAAATCATGATATGCCCGATATTGCGCGCCGCTCTTGGTATGCTTGATAGTGTTTTTACGCTGATTCCTGATGCAAGCGTCGGCTTTTTGGGCTTTCAGAGAAATGAAGAGACGGCTGAGGCTGAGTTTTTTTACGCTAAACTTCCAAAGGACGCTAAAGATCGCGTTGCTATCATCATAGATCCGATGTTCGCTACGGGCGGTACGGCTATAGACGCGGTTAAATTTTTAAGAAAAAACGGCGTTAAGCATATCAAATTTATCTCTATCATCGCAGCTCCTGAAGGGTTAAAAAGATTTAGTGAAATTTATCCTGATGTTGAGGTTTTTACCGCGGCGATAGACGAGAAACTTGACGAGAGAAATTATATAGTTCCGGGTCTTGGCGATGCGGGAGATAGAGTGTTTAACACACTATAA
- a CDS encoding acetyl-CoA carboxylase biotin carboxylase subunit: MEIKRVLIANRGEIALRALRTIKEMGKEAIVVYSTADADALYVKYADAAICIGGPRSSDSYINIPAVISAAEISEADAIFPGYGFLSENQNFVEICAHHNLKFIGPSVEAMALMSDKSKAKQMMQRAGVPVIPGSDGAISDTKAAKELAKKIGYPVILKAAAGGGGRGMRVVEKEEDIEKAFWSAESEAMSAFGDGTMYMEKYILNPRHIEVQIIGDKFGNVIHVGERDCSMQRRHQKLIEESPAILLDENTRARLHETAIKAAKAIGYEGAGTFEFLVDKNLDFYFIEMNTRLQVEHCVSEMVSGLDIIELMIKVAEGEKLPSQDSINLKGHAIECRITAEDPNTFAPSPGKITKYICPGGRNVRMDSHIYQDYSIPPYYDSMIGKLIVWDEDRNKAIHKMKVALEQLVIHGIKTTRDFHIGMMENKDFINNNYDTNYLSKH, encoded by the coding sequence GCGGTGAAATAGCACTGCGCGCACTAAGAACTATCAAAGAGATGGGCAAAGAGGCTATCGTGGTTTATTCTACCGCCGATGCGGATGCCCTTTATGTTAAATACGCAGACGCAGCTATCTGTATAGGCGGACCGCGTTCAAGCGACAGCTATATAAACATCCCTGCAGTCATCAGCGCTGCTGAGATAAGCGAAGCCGATGCGATATTTCCGGGATACGGTTTTTTAAGCGAAAACCAAAATTTCGTTGAAATTTGCGCTCATCACAATCTAAAATTTATAGGGCCTAGCGTAGAGGCTATGGCTTTAATGAGCGATAAGAGTAAAGCAAAGCAGATGATGCAAAGAGCGGGAGTGCCTGTAATACCCGGCTCTGACGGAGCTATCTCGGATACTAAAGCCGCCAAAGAGCTAGCCAAAAAAATCGGCTACCCCGTTATCTTAAAGGCTGCCGCGGGCGGTGGCGGTCGCGGTATGCGAGTGGTTGAGAAAGAAGAAGATATCGAAAAGGCGTTTTGGTCGGCTGAAAGCGAGGCTATGAGTGCATTTGGCGACGGAACAATGTATATGGAAAAATACATCCTAAACCCACGTCATATCGAAGTTCAAATCATTGGCGATAAATTCGGCAATGTTATTCATGTCGGCGAACGTGATTGCTCTATGCAGCGCAGACATCAAAAGCTAATCGAAGAAAGCCCTGCTATTTTGCTTGATGAAAATACCCGTGCAAGACTTCACGAAACCGCAATCAAAGCGGCTAAAGCCATAGGCTATGAGGGTGCGGGGACGTTTGAATTTTTAGTTGATAAAAATTTGGACTTTTACTTCATCGAGATGAATACCCGCTTGCAGGTTGAGCACTGCGTAAGCGAAATGGTAAGCGGACTTGACATCATCGAGCTTATGATAAAAGTCGCAGAGGGCGAGAAGCTTCCTAGCCAAGATAGTATCAACCTAAAAGGACACGCGATAGAGTGCAGGATAACGGCTGAGGATCCAAACACTTTCGCGCCAAGTCCGGGAAAGATAACCAAATACATCTGTCCTGGAGGTAGAAACGTGCGTATGGATAGCCATATCTATCAGGATTACTCTATACCGCCTTATTATGACAGCATGATCGGCAAGCTTATCGTGTGGGACGAGGATAGAAACAAAGCAATCCACAAGATGAAAGTGGCTCTTGAGCAGCTTGTCATACATGGTATAAAAACCACTAGAGATTTTCATATAGGAATGATGGAAAACAAAGATTTTATCAACAATAATTACGATACGAATTACTTATCTAAACACTAA
- a CDS encoding 4Fe-4S dicluster domain-containing protein, whose translation MKEFGFYNDFDDSLMLNEQIEIAKEGEYLISNSDKLKADIIAPEINFYLKNSSDSVLDKAKNTLLLYEARAHGFDLARDVEHEKEVGKNVVIVSNTGRENLAEILKENGFKVIEITHFEMKFVYGAAGELSVIMLRENDEFEVDCDFLLVENARDYMLKQSGCYEIANMSDENVLNFMLEKSPKFKYKTHIFYDSTICQYHERRQEICGRCADVCPTVAILKEDATKHLVFSHIDCLGCGGCISVCPSGALDYSYTPRVAFGEIAKMYKGKIALIVPKKMDLANLSLNLPAGVLPFAIEGEKWLHEAHFMTLLQESGASVIFYTDFVSRGSKDAIDIVNQIYEIKFARKAVYVAMNEKELKDALSKATLIEGSQHSVSEYAMPKREIFGKRLEWLVGDENLGVVKTGENISYGTVEINRDTCTLCLSCVGACNVSALVADTKTNSIMFNPSICTNCGYCEVSCAEKDTIVLKRGEIDLKPEYFVYNELARDELFACIECGKEFATKKAVEKIASIMGPKFASDPIKHKTLYCCADCKAKVMVQAQIEMMQKDIFNG comes from the coding sequence ATGAAAGAATTTGGCTTTTATAACGATTTTGACGACTCTTTGATGCTAAACGAACAGATTGAAATAGCAAAAGAAGGCGAGTACCTGATCTCAAATTCGGATAAATTAAAGGCTGATATCATAGCCCCTGAGATAAATTTTTATCTCAAAAACAGTAGCGATAGCGTACTTGACAAAGCCAAAAACACGCTTTTATTATACGAAGCAAGAGCTCACGGATTTGACCTTGCAAGAGATGTCGAGCACGAAAAGGAAGTCGGCAAAAACGTCGTCATCGTAAGCAACACAGGCCGCGAAAATTTGGCTGAAATTTTAAAAGAAAACGGATTTAAGGTTATTGAAATAACGCACTTTGAGATGAAATTCGTATATGGCGCGGCAGGCGAATTAAGCGTGATAATGCTAAGAGAAAACGACGAGTTTGAAGTTGATTGCGATTTCTTGCTGGTTGAAAACGCAAGAGATTATATGCTTAAGCAAAGCGGTTGCTACGAGATAGCAAATATGAGCGATGAGAACGTGCTAAATTTTATGCTTGAAAAAAGCCCGAAATTCAAATACAAAACGCATATTTTTTATGATTCTACCATTTGTCAATACCACGAGCGCAGACAAGAAATTTGCGGAAGATGTGCGGATGTCTGCCCTACGGTTGCGATTTTAAAAGAGGATGCGACAAAACATCTTGTATTTTCTCACATAGACTGTCTTGGATGTGGCGGCTGTATCAGCGTATGCCCTAGCGGTGCGCTTGATTACTCATATACTCCGCGTGTTGCGTTTGGAGAAATAGCAAAGATGTATAAAGGCAAAATCGCGCTGATCGTGCCTAAGAAAATGGATCTAGCCAATTTAAGTCTGAATTTGCCTGCGGGCGTGCTTCCTTTTGCCATAGAAGGCGAAAAATGGCTACATGAGGCGCACTTTATGACGCTTTTGCAAGAAAGCGGAGCAAGCGTGATATTTTATACCGATTTCGTAAGTCGCGGCTCAAAAGACGCCATTGACATAGTAAATCAAATTTATGAGATCAAATTCGCCCGCAAAGCGGTCTATGTCGCCATGAATGAAAAAGAGCTTAAAGACGCTCTTAGCAAAGCGACTCTAATAGAAGGTTCACAGCATTCGGTTTCCGAATACGCAATGCCAAAAAGAGAAATTTTTGGCAAACGACTTGAGTGGCTTGTCGGAGATGAAAATTTAGGAGTAGTAAAAACGGGTGAAAACATAAGCTACGGCACGGTTGAGATAAACCGCGATACATGTACGCTTTGCTTAAGCTGCGTGGGTGCATGTAACGTAAGCGCGCTCGTTGCGGACACCAAGACAAATTCCATAATGTTTAACCCAAGTATATGCACCAACTGTGGATACTGCGAGGTAAGTTGCGCCGAAAAAGACACCATAGTACTTAAACGAGGAGAGATAGATCTAAAACCGGAATATTTCGTATATAACGAGCTTGCACGCGACGAACTCTTTGCCTGCATAGAGTGCGGCAAAGAGTTTGCGACTAAAAAAGCCGTTGAGAAAATCGCTTCTATAATGGGTCCGAAATTCGCCTCCGATCCGATAAAGCATAAGACGCTTTACTGCTGTGCGGATTGCAAAGCCAAAGTGATGGTGCAAGCGCAAATCGAGATGATGCAAAAGGATATTTTCAATGGATAA
- a CDS encoding peptidyl-prolyl cis-trans isomerase, whose amino-acid sequence MSKKMFFLAFLLSANFAFSQQLVNGLAAIVENEPITMYEVYKTSQILKTDEKSAINFLIKDRLEQAQIKALNIDASSFEINERMQKIAQENGVNLADLSSVLSRQGINYSDFKEDVAKSIKQEKLYQNIFKDAKVNVSEEGARAYFEQNPSQFVKFAEVKATRYISGQRELLESIQDSPLSVNPAVKTEILELKSEQIPPQLRQIFEMTKDGSFTQIFQTPSGFEMFLVSSKSGVTMPRFEDVKNEVMNSIYRLEEERVISEYFNKLRARANIKMLR is encoded by the coding sequence ATGTCTAAAAAGATGTTTTTTCTGGCTTTTTTACTCAGTGCAAATTTCGCTTTTTCGCAGCAACTCGTAAACGGACTGGCGGCCATAGTAGAAAACGAACCTATAACGATGTATGAGGTTTATAAAACTTCGCAAATTTTAAAAACAGATGAAAAAAGCGCTATAAATTTTTTAATCAAAGATAGGCTCGAGCAAGCACAGATAAAAGCTTTAAACATCGACGCAAGCAGCTTTGAGATAAATGAAAGAATGCAAAAAATTGCACAAGAAAACGGTGTAAATTTAGCCGATCTTAGCAGCGTGCTATCGCGCCAAGGCATAAACTATAGCGATTTTAAAGAGGATGTCGCAAAGAGTATCAAGCAAGAAAAGCTCTATCAAAACATATTCAAAGACGCAAAAGTAAATGTTAGCGAAGAGGGAGCGAGGGCTTATTTTGAGCAAAATCCTAGTCAATTCGTAAAATTCGCAGAGGTTAAAGCAACACGATATATATCAGGACAAAGGGAGCTTTTAGAATCTATTCAAGATTCGCCACTAAGCGTAAATCCTGCCGTAAAAACCGAAATTTTAGAACTTAAAAGCGAGCAAATTCCGCCTCAACTAAGACAAATTTTTGAGATGACGAAAGACGGTTCATTTACTCAAATTTTCCAAACACCAAGCGGATTTGAGATGTTTTTAGTTAGTTCAAAATCAGGCGTAACGATGCCAAGATTTGAAGATGTAAAAAACGAAGTCATGAATAGCATATATAGACTCGAAGAAGAGCGCGTCATAAGCGAATACTTCAACAAACTTCGCGCCAGAGCAAATATCAAAATGCTTAGATAG
- a CDS encoding malic enzyme-like NAD(P)-binding protein, producing MTHVTKEESLAYHVGGKIEINVKTPCESARDLSMAYTPGVAEPCKAIEADNELAYKYTNKANLVAVITDGTAVLGLGDIGAVAGKPVMEGKSVLFKKFANVDAFDIELDEKDPDKIVEICKALAPTFGGINLEDIKAPKCFEIEKKLQEAVDIPVMHDDQHGTAMITSAGLINALEISGKDIEKIKIVVSGSGAAGVACARMYRLLGAKNIVMIDSKGVVHDERDDLTAEKQEFAIKTSDRTMADAVKGADMFLGLSKPGVLTKDMVKSMNPEPIIFALANPTPEIFPEEVLEVRSDVMMGTGRSDYPNQVNNVLGFPFIFRGALDVRARKITENMKMAAARALADLAKEPVPEEVCRASGEDELKFGKDYIIPKPFDKRVLTAVAPAVAKAAIEDSVARVENFDINAYTARLAKGIV from the coding sequence ATGACACATGTAACGAAAGAGGAGAGTTTAGCTTATCACGTTGGCGGTAAGATAGAGATCAACGTAAAAACTCCGTGCGAGAGCGCAAGGGATCTATCCATGGCTTACACTCCCGGTGTTGCAGAGCCTTGCAAGGCGATTGAAGCGGATAATGAACTTGCGTATAAATATACCAATAAAGCGAATTTAGTAGCCGTCATAACCGACGGCACGGCGGTACTTGGGCTTGGCGATATAGGAGCCGTAGCGGGTAAGCCCGTCATGGAAGGCAAGTCTGTTTTGTTTAAAAAATTTGCAAACGTGGATGCCTTTGATATCGAGCTTGACGAAAAAGATCCGGATAAGATAGTTGAAATTTGCAAAGCGCTTGCTCCTACCTTTGGCGGTATAAATTTAGAAGATATCAAAGCTCCAAAATGCTTCGAGATAGAAAAGAAGCTTCAAGAAGCCGTTGATATCCCCGTAATGCATGACGATCAGCACGGAACGGCTATGATAACGAGCGCCGGTCTTATAAACGCGCTTGAAATTTCAGGCAAAGATATAGAAAAGATTAAGATCGTAGTAAGCGGCTCAGGCGCTGCGGGAGTAGCTTGCGCTAGGATGTATAGACTGCTTGGTGCTAAAAATATCGTGATGATAGACAGCAAGGGCGTAGTGCATGATGAAAGAGACGATCTGACCGCCGAAAAGCAAGAATTTGCCATAAAAACAAGCGATAGAACTATGGCTGATGCCGTTAAGGGTGCGGATATGTTTTTAGGTCTTAGTAAGCCGGGAGTGCTTACAAAAGATATGGTAAAAAGCATGAATCCGGAGCCTATTATATTTGCTCTTGCAAACCCGACACCTGAAATTTTCCCAGAAGAAGTTCTTGAAGTAAGAAGCGATGTCATGATGGGAACGGGCAGGAGTGATTATCCAAATCAAGTAAATAACGTGCTTGGCTTTCCTTTTATCTTTAGAGGAGCGCTTGACGTAAGAGCTAGAAAGATAACGGAAAATATGAAAATGGCGGCTGCCCGCGCTTTAGCCGACTTGGCAAAAGAGCCCGTGCCTGAGGAGGTTTGTAGGGCTTCAGGCGAAGATGAGTTAAAATTCGGTAAGGATTACATCATACCAAAGCCTTTTGATAAGCGTGTTTTAACGGCCGTTGCTCCTGCTGTTGCAAAAGCCGCTATCGAAGACAGCGTGGCAAGAGTTGAGAATTTCGATATAAACGCTTATACGGCTAGACTTGCAAAGGGCATAGTATGA
- a CDS encoding NAD(P)H-dependent oxidoreductase, translating to MKTVVIMSHPDYQNSRMNKALFEAAKTINDVTVRHLEAIYGYDTKAFNVKEEQKILESADRIVFQFPMFWLATPAMLKAYIDEIFTYGWAYGSTGNKLAGKELQIVVSLGSAEAAYSKEGSIKHTVSEVLLPLQITADYCGMIFNRIFINGGSFSANDDDIKECVEKYVKLLQNEPIEE from the coding sequence ATGAAAACCGTTGTCATTATGTCGCATCCGGATTATCAAAATTCAAGAATGAACAAGGCTCTTTTTGAAGCCGCAAAAACTATCAATGATGTTACCGTAAGGCATTTAGAAGCCATCTACGGATATGATACAAAGGCTTTTAACGTGAAAGAGGAGCAAAAAATTTTAGAAAGTGCCGATAGGATAGTCTTTCAGTTTCCGATGTTTTGGCTTGCAACTCCTGCGATGCTAAAAGCTTATATAGATGAAATTTTTACTTACGGCTGGGCGTATGGAAGCACGGGAAATAAGCTTGCAGGCAAAGAGCTTCAGATAGTGGTTAGCTTAGGAAGCGCAGAGGCTGCGTATTCAAAAGAGGGTAGCATCAAGCATACCGTTAGTGAAGTGCTTTTGCCTCTACAGATCACGGCTGATTATTGCGGGATGATATTTAATAGAATTTTTATAAACGGCGGCTCGTTCAGTGCAAATGACGATGATATAAAAGAGTGCGTCGAAAAATACGTAAAACTACTTCAAAACGAGCCTATAGAGGAGTAG
- the gltX gene encoding glutamate--tRNA ligase — protein MIVTRFAPSPTGYLHIGGLRTALYSYLYARKNGGKFLLRIEDTDLKRNSEEATVAIKEAFDWCGLDYDGEVAYQSKRFDIYKEYVKKLLEEGKAYKDYMSKEELDELRAEQEARKERPKYDGRYRDFTGVPPQGIDPVIRIKAPLTGEILIDDGIKGEVKFRAEDILDDFIIARSDGTPTYNFTVVIDDILMGITHVIRGDDHLSNTPKQIVLYDALGFKPPKFFHVAMINGEDGKKLSKRHGATDVMEYKRMGYLPEALLNFLVRLGWSHGDDEIFSMEDMLKYFDPHHINKSSSTYNAQKLEWLNAHYIKTLPYDRLAKDMLEFGVDFKAMPKGEILLNSLRERSKTLLEMSESAKTIINAPSVYDEKAFGKFITDQSLEILAKFKEILTYDLSAAGYEEITTKFLEENGLKLKDLAQALRVSLTGSSVSPSIFEVLEVLGSAEIKKRIENIIKYKETK, from the coding sequence ATGATAGTTACGAGATTTGCCCCGAGTCCGACAGGGTATTTACATATAGGCGGACTTAGAACCGCGCTTTATAGCTATCTTTACGCTAGGAAAAACGGCGGGAAATTTCTACTTCGTATCGAAGATACCGACTTAAAACGCAACTCCGAAGAAGCTACCGTCGCTATAAAAGAGGCATTTGATTGGTGCGGGCTTGATTATGACGGAGAGGTTGCTTATCAGTCAAAGCGCTTTGATATATATAAAGAGTATGTTAAAAAGCTGCTTGAAGAGGGCAAGGCGTATAAGGATTATATGAGTAAAGAGGAGCTTGATGAGCTTAGAGCCGAGCAAGAAGCGCGCAAAGAGCGTCCTAAATATGACGGCAGATACCGCGACTTTACGGGTGTGCCGCCTCAAGGAATCGATCCTGTTATACGCATAAAAGCGCCTTTAACTGGCGAAATTTTGATAGATGACGGCATAAAAGGCGAAGTTAAATTTAGAGCCGAAGATATCTTGGATGATTTTATTATCGCCAGAAGCGACGGTACGCCTACATATAACTTTACGGTAGTTATAGATGATATACTTATGGGCATAACTCACGTTATAAGAGGCGATGATCACCTCTCAAACACTCCAAAGCAGATCGTTTTATACGATGCGCTGGGCTTTAAGCCTCCTAAATTTTTTCACGTCGCGATGATAAACGGCGAAGACGGCAAGAAGCTAAGCAAGCGTCACGGAGCAACGGACGTGATGGAGTATAAACGCATGGGCTATCTGCCTGAAGCGCTTTTAAATTTCTTAGTGCGACTTGGCTGGAGTCATGGAGATGATGAAATTTTTAGCATGGAAGATATGCTTAAATACTTCGATCCGCACCATATAAACAAATCCTCAAGCACATATAACGCGCAAAAACTTGAGTGGCTAAACGCTCACTACATCAAAACTCTGCCTTATGATAGGCTGGCTAAGGATATGCTTGAATTTGGAGTGGATTTTAAGGCTATGCCAAAGGGTGAAATTCTGCTAAATTCGCTAAGAGAGCGCTCTAAAACCTTGCTTGAGATGAGTGAAAGTGCAAAGACTATCATCAACGCGCCAAGCGTTTATGACGAAAAGGCTTTTGGCAAATTTATAACCGATCAAAGCCTTGAAATTTTGGCTAAATTTAAAGAAATTTTAACTTATGATCTAAGCGCTGCGGGCTATGAGGAGATAACTACTAAATTTTTAGAAGAAAACGGTCTGAAATTAAAAGATCTGGCTCAGGCTTTAAGAGTGAGTTTAACGGGCTCAAGCGTCTCTCCTTCGATATTTGAAGTACTTGAAGTACTTGGAAGCGCGGAGATAAAAAAAAGAATAGAAAATATAATAAAATACAAGGAAACGAAATGA
- a CDS encoding MqnA/MqnD/SBP family protein: MIFGKIDYLNLLPFHIYLKRSPLQSYTKKTIEFKKGVPSRLNKNLRARRVDAAVVSSIESYQKRYKKLNFGIVAKRDVKSVLVRKNSLPKSDPASASSNLLAKILDVKGEVIIGDRALKAYLIEGGERFYDLAGLWHERTNLPFVFGRFSCTKNFSRYKRLTKKFLNQNIKIPNYILAEYAKSRGICKEDIKWYLEFISYKIEPKEQKSLRIFFKEARLLKSRPKQPKI; the protein is encoded by the coding sequence GTGATCTTTGGCAAGATTGATTATCTGAATTTACTTCCTTTTCACATATATCTTAAGCGCTCACCACTTCAAAGCTACACTAAAAAAACGATTGAGTTTAAAAAGGGAGTTCCAAGTCGTTTAAATAAAAATTTACGCGCTCGCAGAGTCGATGCTGCAGTCGTTTCTAGCATAGAGAGCTATCAAAAAAGATATAAAAAGCTTAATTTCGGCATAGTCGCAAAACGCGATGTAAAAAGCGTGCTGGTACGCAAAAATTCTCTCCCAAAGAGCGATCCTGCATCCGCCTCTTCAAATTTGCTTGCTAAAATTTTAGATGTCAAAGGCGAGGTTATCATAGGCGATAGGGCCCTTAAAGCTTATCTTATCGAAGGCGGCGAGCGGTTTTACGACTTAGCCGGGCTGTGGCATGAGCGGACAAATTTACCTTTTGTATTTGGCAGATTTTCATGCACGAAAAATTTCAGTAGATACAAAAGGTTAACTAAGAAATTCTTAAACCAAAACATCAAAATTCCAAACTATATACTAGCGGAATACGCTAAAAGTAGAGGTATCTGCAAAGAAGATATAAAATGGTACCTTGAGTTTATCAGCTACAAGATAGAGCCTAAAGAGCAAAAATCGCTTAGGATATTTTTTAAAGAGGCAAGACTTTTAAAATCCCGTCCAAAACAGCCCAAAATTTAA
- a CDS encoding SDR family oxidoreductase, whose amino-acid sequence MDSYIVITGASSGIGYEVAKAFAKRGENLVLIARRGELLDSLRAEILADFSNLKVITKICDLSNPKNVHKFYDELKIYDIKAWINNAGFGDYSLVGSQNLDKTEQMIDLNIKALTIFSTLFVRDYFDKPAKLINISSAGGYSIVPNAVTYCASKFYVSVFTEGLYHELRANGAKMQAKVLAPAATKTEFGMRATDKDEYDYDANFKRYHSSKQMAEFLLKLYDSDKCVGLVDRNSFEFKLSEPIFAHVFR is encoded by the coding sequence ATGGACTCTTATATCGTTATAACTGGCGCTAGCTCGGGTATCGGATATGAAGTCGCCAAAGCTTTTGCAAAGCGTGGCGAGAATTTAGTGCTTATAGCTAGGCGCGGAGAGCTTTTAGATAGCTTAAGGGCTGAAATTTTAGCCGATTTTAGCAATCTTAAAGTGATAACTAAAATTTGCGATCTCTCAAATCCTAAAAATGTTCATAAATTTTATGACGAACTTAAAATTTATGATATTAAAGCGTGGATAAATAACGCAGGCTTTGGCGATTATAGCCTTGTAGGTTCGCAAAATTTAGACAAAACCGAGCAGATGATAGATCTAAATATCAAGGCTCTTACTATCTTTTCAACTCTTTTTGTAAGGGATTATTTTGATAAACCTGCCAAGCTTATCAATATCTCTTCAGCCGGAGGATACAGCATCGTGCCAAACGCAGTTACGTATTGTGCTAGCAAATTTTACGTAAGCGTGTTTACCGAGGGGCTATATCATGAACTTAGAGCAAACGGCGCTAAAATGCAGGCTAAAGTACTAGCTCCTGCGGCTACTAAGACTGAATTCGGTATGAGAGCAACCGACAAAGACGAATACGACTATGACGCAAATTTTAAGAGATATCACTCATCTAAGCAGATGGCGGAATTTTTGCTTAAGCTTTATGATAGCGATAAATGCGTTGGTTTAGTAGATAGAAATAGTTTTGAATTTAAGCTAAGCGAGCCGATATTCGCTCATGTTTTTAGATAA
- a CDS encoding molecular chaperone translates to MDNNITKARSYFYEFLAFPLFFNTDKSKFEKWKEKLEYLASTPISEQSDEAFAHLKKFDFETFLREQNDVLFDFAYSNIPLNASFYEEGRDDGAARLRVIECLKLSPYRRDVQNCKDSEDFIGFVFLAMSTFLNDEFSGAKNISDKLFSGVINNFVDEFTLLLHNHKNSNFFKAYAQIIEIFMQIERTILSIEAPAKPIGDSVAVASMKKEPFQSKMPTAKTKLHWEEFTPVIQNEF, encoded by the coding sequence ATGGATAACAATATCACCAAAGCGCGCTCATATTTTTACGAATTTTTAGCCTTTCCGCTGTTTTTTAATACCGACAAATCAAAATTTGAAAAGTGGAAAGAAAAGCTTGAGTATCTAGCTTCAACACCGATCTCCGAGCAATCGGACGAGGCGTTTGCTCATCTTAAGAAATTTGATTTTGAAACGTTTTTGCGTGAGCAAAACGACGTGCTTTTTGACTTTGCCTACTCAAACATCCCGCTAAACGCCTCTTTTTACGAAGAGGGTCGTGATGACGGCGCAGCAAGACTTAGAGTGATAGAGTGCCTTAAGCTAAGCCCGTATAGACGCGACGTGCAAAACTGCAAAGATAGCGAGGACTTCATCGGTTTTGTGTTTTTGGCGATGTCAACTTTTTTAAACGATGAATTTAGCGGTGCAAAAAACATCAGCGACAAGCTATTTTCAGGGGTTATAAATAATTTTGTAGATGAATTCACCCTGCTTTTACATAATCACAAAAATTCAAATTTCTTTAAAGCCTACGCTCAGATAATAGAAATTTTTATGCAGATTGAGCGCACGATACTTTCTATTGAGGCGCCTGCTAAACCTATCGGCGATAGCGTAGCGGTGGCCTCAATGAAAAAAGAGCCATTTCAAAGCAAGATGCCTACGGCAAAAACCAAGCTTCACTGGGAAGAATTTACTCCAGTTATACAAAATGAATTTTAA